One Clupea harengus chromosome 12, Ch_v2.0.2, whole genome shotgun sequence DNA segment encodes these proteins:
- the grin1a gene encoding glutamate receptor ionotropic, NMDA 1a isoform X8: MRLFLLAVFFSCSCVRGGCEPKIVNIGAVLSQKRYEQVFKDAVTQANQVWGRDKFKLTAISVTHKPNAIQMALSVCEDLISSQVYAILVSHPPQSNDHLTPTPVSYTAGFYRIPVVGLTTRMSIYSDKSIHLSFLRTVPPYSHQAHVWFDMMREFHWNHIILIVSDDHEGRAAQKRLETLLEERETKNKKRNYENLDQLSYDNKRGPKAEKVLQFSQETNLTALLLEAKELEARVIILSASEEEAASVYKAARFLNMTGSGYVWLVGEREMSGKALSEAPDGLIGLQLINGKNESAHINDAVAVVAQSIQELFEKENITEPPRGCVGNTNIWKTGPLFKRVLMSSKYPEGLTGRVEFNDDGDRKFAHYSILNYQKSRLIQVGIYNGTQVVLNKQRKIIWPGGQTDTPRGFQMSTRLKIVTIHQEPFVYVKPTSLEGTCDEEYTPNGVLIKKVICTGPNETIPGNITGRPIVPQCCYGFCVDLLIKLAMTMNFTYEVHLVADGKFGTQERVNNSNKKEWNGMMGELLGGLADMIVAPLTINNERAQYIEFSKPFKYQGLTILVKKEIPRSTLDSFMQPFQSTLWLLVGLSVHVVAVMLYLLDRFSPFGRFKVNSEEEEEDALTLSSAMWFSWGVLLNSGIGEGAPRSFSARILGMVWAGFAMIIVASYTANLAAFLVLDRPEERITGINDPRLRNPSDKFIYATVKQSSVDIYFRRQVELSTMYRHMEKHNYESAAEAIQAVRDNKLHAFIWDSAVLEFEASQKCDLVTTGELFFRSGFGIGMRKDSPWKQNVSLAILSSHENGFMEDLDKTWVRYQECDSRSNAPATLTFENMAGVFMLVAGGIAAGIFLIFIEIAYKRHKDARRKQMQLAFTAVNVWRKNLQPSSSVETQDYPPTDITGQLNLSDPSVSTVV, encoded by the exons ATGCGTCTGTTTCTGCTAGCCGTTTTCTTCTCGTGCTCCTGTGTGCGGGGCGGCTGCGAACCAAAGATTGTGAACATCGGAGCCGTGCTCAGCCAAAAACGGTATGAGCAGGTGTTCAAGGATGCGGTCACGCAAGCTAACCAGGTCTGGGGCAGGGACAAATTCAAGCTGACTGCAATCTCTGTCACCCACAAACCCAATGCGATTCAAATGGCGCTTTCCGTCTGTGAGGACCTCATATCAAGCCAG GTGTACGCCATCCTGGTGAGTCATCCTCCACAGTCCAATGACCACCTCACCCCGACGCCCGTCTCCTACACGGCCGGCTTCTACCGCATCCCCGTGGTGGGCCTCACCACTCGCATGTCCATCTACTCCGACAAG AGCATCCATCTGTCATTCTTGCGAACTGTACCTCCCTATTCCCATCAAGCTCACGTTTGGTTTGACATGATGCGCGAGTTCCACTGGAATCACATCATCCTGATCGTCAGCGATGACCATGAGGGCCGAGCTGCCCAGAAGAGGCTAGAGACTCTGCTCGAGGAGCGTGAGACCAAG aataaaaaaaggaaCTATGAAAACCTCGACCAACTGTCCTATGACAACAAGCGAGGACCAAAG GCAGAGAAAGTCCTCCAATTCAGCCAGGAGACTAACTTAACTGCTCTGCTGCTGGAGGCCAAAGAACTGGAGGCACGTGTCATCATCCTGTCAGCCAG CGAAGAGGAAGCCGCCTCAGTATACAAAGCTGCTCGCTTTCTGAACATGACGGGCTCTGGCTACGTTTGGTTGgtgggagagcgagagatgtcCGGTAAAGCACTAAGCGAAGCGCCAGACG GTCTCATTGGCCTGCAGCTGATCAACGGGAAGAATGAGTCGGCACACATCAACGATGCAGTTGCTGTGGTAGCACAGTCCATCCAGGAGCTGTTCGAGAAGGAGAACATCACGGAACCCCCGCGGGGATGTGTGGGCAACACCAACATCTGGAAGACAGGGCCACTCTTCAAAAG GGTGCTGATGTCATCAAAATACCCAGAAGGCCTCACAGGACGTGTGGAGTTTAATGATGATGGAGACCGGAAGTTTGCTCACTACAGTATCCTCAACTACCAGAAAAGCAGACTTATTCAAGTTGGCATTTACAATGGAACACAG GTGGTGTTGAACAAGCAGAGGAAGATCATATGGCccggaggacagacagacacacccaggGGTTTTCAAATGTCAACTCGACTAAAG ATAGTTACTATCCACCAGGAGCCTTTTGTGTATGTAAAACCCACCTCTCTGGAGGGAACATGCGACGAAGAGTATACACCTAATGGAGTCTTAATAAAAAAGGTGATCTGCACTGGGCCGAATGAGACCATCCCAGGTAACATAACAG GACGCCCAATTGTACCTCAGTGTTGCTATGGTTTCTGCGTTGACCTTCTGATTAAGCTGGCAATGACCATGAACTTTACCTATGAGGTGCACCTAGTAGCAGATGGTAAATTTGGAACACAGGAGAGG gtcaacaacagcaacaagaaAGAGTGGAATGGAATGATGGGTGAGCTTCTGGGTGGTCTGGCGGACATGATTGTTGCTCCGCTCACAATAAACAATGAACGAGCCCAGTATATAGAGTTCTCCAAGCCATTTAAATACCAGGGCCTCACCATCCTTGTCAAAAAG GAAATCCCTCGAAGTACGCTGGACTCGTTCATGCAGCCCTTTCAGAGCACACTGTGGCTGTTGGTGGGTCTATCGGTGCATGTGGTGGCGGTGATGCTTTACCTACTAGACCGGTTCAG CCCATTCGGAAGGTTTAAAGTAAAtagtgaagaggaagaagaagatgcCCTTACGTTATCATCAGCCATGTGGTTCTCCTGGGGAGTACTACTGAATTCTGGGATTGGAGAAG GTGCTCCCCGCAGCTTCTCCGCGCGAATCCTGGGCATGGTGTGGGCAGGCTTTGCCATGATCATTGTGGCATCGTACACAGCCAACCTGGCTGCCTTCCTAGTGCTGGATCGGCCTGAGGAGCGCATCACCGGCATCAATGACCCAAGG CTGAGGAACCCGTCGGACAAATTCATCTACGCCACAGTGAAACAGAGCTCGGTGGACATCTACTTTCGGCGGCAGGTGGAGCTTAGCACCATGTACCGCCACATGGAGAAGCACAACTATGAGAGCGCCGCCGAAGCCATCCAGGCTGTGCGGGACAA CAAGCTGCATGCTTTCATCTGGGACTCTGCGGTGCTGGAGTTTGAAGCCTCGCAGAAGTGCGACCTGGTGACCACGGGAGAGCTGTTTTTCCGTTCGGGCTTTGGCATAGGCATGCGCAAGGACAGCCCTTGGAAACAGAATGTGTCCCTGGCAATCCTCAG TTCCCATGAAAATGGCTTCATGGAAGACCTAGATAAAACCTGGGTGAGATACCAGGAGTGTGACTCTCGGAGCAATGCACCAGCCACACTCACCTTTGAGAATATGGCAG GCGTATTCATGTTGGTGGCTGGTGGCATTGCGGCGGGgatcttcctcatcttcatAGAGATCGCTTACAAGCGCCACAAAGACGCCCGCAGGAAGCAGATGCAGCTGGCCTTCACGGCCGTCAATGTGTGGAGGAAGAACCTGCAG CCCTCTTCCTCTGTAGAGACACAGGAT
- the grin1a gene encoding glutamate receptor ionotropic, NMDA 1a isoform X7, with protein MRLFLLAVFFSCSCVRGGCEPKIVNIGAVLSQKRYEQVFKDAVTQANQVWGRDKFKLTAISVTHKPNAIQMALSVCEDLISSQVYAILVSHPPQSNDHLTPTPVSYTAGFYRIPVVGLTTRMSIYSDKSIHLSFLRTVPPYSHQAHVWFDMMREFHWNHIILIVSDDHEGRAAQKRLETLLEERETKNKKRNYENLDQLSYDNKRGPKAEKVLQFSQETNLTALLLEAKELEARVIILSASEEEAASVYKAARFLNMTGSGYVWLVGEREMSGKALSEAPDGLIGLQLINGKNESAHINDAVAVVAQSIQELFEKENITEPPRGCVGNTNIWKTGPLFKRVLMSSKYPEGLTGRVEFNDDGDRKFAHYSILNYQKSRLIQVGIYNGTQVVLNKQRKIIWPGGQTDTPRGFQMSTRLKIVTIHQEPFVYVKPTSLEGTCDEEYTPNGVLIKKVICTGPNETIPGNITGRPIVPQCCYGFCVDLLIKLAMTMNFTYEVHLVADGKFGTQERVNNSNKKEWNGMMGELLGGLADMIVAPLTINNERAQYIEFSKPFKYQGLTILVKKEIPRSTLDSFMQPFQSTLWLLVGLSVHVVAVMLYLLDRFSPFGRFKVNSEEEEEDALTLSSAMWFSWGVLLNSGIGEGAPRSFSARILGMVWAGFAMIIVASYTANLAAFLVLDRPEERITGINDPRLRNPSDKFIYATVKQSSVDIYFRRQVELSTMYRHMEKHNYESAAEAIQAVRDNKLHAFIWDSAVLEFEASQKCDLVTTGELFFRSGFGIGMRKDSPWKQNVSLAILSSHENGFMEDLDKTWVRYQECDSRSNAPATLTFENMAGVFMLVAGGIAAGIFLIFIEIAYKRHKDARRKQMQLAFTAVNVWRKNLQDKEPSGSQVLGGAATPSLPSSSVETQDYPPTDITGQLNLSDPSVSTVV; from the exons ATGCGTCTGTTTCTGCTAGCCGTTTTCTTCTCGTGCTCCTGTGTGCGGGGCGGCTGCGAACCAAAGATTGTGAACATCGGAGCCGTGCTCAGCCAAAAACGGTATGAGCAGGTGTTCAAGGATGCGGTCACGCAAGCTAACCAGGTCTGGGGCAGGGACAAATTCAAGCTGACTGCAATCTCTGTCACCCACAAACCCAATGCGATTCAAATGGCGCTTTCCGTCTGTGAGGACCTCATATCAAGCCAG GTGTACGCCATCCTGGTGAGTCATCCTCCACAGTCCAATGACCACCTCACCCCGACGCCCGTCTCCTACACGGCCGGCTTCTACCGCATCCCCGTGGTGGGCCTCACCACTCGCATGTCCATCTACTCCGACAAG AGCATCCATCTGTCATTCTTGCGAACTGTACCTCCCTATTCCCATCAAGCTCACGTTTGGTTTGACATGATGCGCGAGTTCCACTGGAATCACATCATCCTGATCGTCAGCGATGACCATGAGGGCCGAGCTGCCCAGAAGAGGCTAGAGACTCTGCTCGAGGAGCGTGAGACCAAG aataaaaaaaggaaCTATGAAAACCTCGACCAACTGTCCTATGACAACAAGCGAGGACCAAAG GCAGAGAAAGTCCTCCAATTCAGCCAGGAGACTAACTTAACTGCTCTGCTGCTGGAGGCCAAAGAACTGGAGGCACGTGTCATCATCCTGTCAGCCAG CGAAGAGGAAGCCGCCTCAGTATACAAAGCTGCTCGCTTTCTGAACATGACGGGCTCTGGCTACGTTTGGTTGgtgggagagcgagagatgtcCGGTAAAGCACTAAGCGAAGCGCCAGACG GTCTCATTGGCCTGCAGCTGATCAACGGGAAGAATGAGTCGGCACACATCAACGATGCAGTTGCTGTGGTAGCACAGTCCATCCAGGAGCTGTTCGAGAAGGAGAACATCACGGAACCCCCGCGGGGATGTGTGGGCAACACCAACATCTGGAAGACAGGGCCACTCTTCAAAAG GGTGCTGATGTCATCAAAATACCCAGAAGGCCTCACAGGACGTGTGGAGTTTAATGATGATGGAGACCGGAAGTTTGCTCACTACAGTATCCTCAACTACCAGAAAAGCAGACTTATTCAAGTTGGCATTTACAATGGAACACAG GTGGTGTTGAACAAGCAGAGGAAGATCATATGGCccggaggacagacagacacacccaggGGTTTTCAAATGTCAACTCGACTAAAG ATAGTTACTATCCACCAGGAGCCTTTTGTGTATGTAAAACCCACCTCTCTGGAGGGAACATGCGACGAAGAGTATACACCTAATGGAGTCTTAATAAAAAAGGTGATCTGCACTGGGCCGAATGAGACCATCCCAGGTAACATAACAG GACGCCCAATTGTACCTCAGTGTTGCTATGGTTTCTGCGTTGACCTTCTGATTAAGCTGGCAATGACCATGAACTTTACCTATGAGGTGCACCTAGTAGCAGATGGTAAATTTGGAACACAGGAGAGG gtcaacaacagcaacaagaaAGAGTGGAATGGAATGATGGGTGAGCTTCTGGGTGGTCTGGCGGACATGATTGTTGCTCCGCTCACAATAAACAATGAACGAGCCCAGTATATAGAGTTCTCCAAGCCATTTAAATACCAGGGCCTCACCATCCTTGTCAAAAAG GAAATCCCTCGAAGTACGCTGGACTCGTTCATGCAGCCCTTTCAGAGCACACTGTGGCTGTTGGTGGGTCTATCGGTGCATGTGGTGGCGGTGATGCTTTACCTACTAGACCGGTTCAG CCCATTCGGAAGGTTTAAAGTAAAtagtgaagaggaagaagaagatgcCCTTACGTTATCATCAGCCATGTGGTTCTCCTGGGGAGTACTACTGAATTCTGGGATTGGAGAAG GTGCTCCCCGCAGCTTCTCCGCGCGAATCCTGGGCATGGTGTGGGCAGGCTTTGCCATGATCATTGTGGCATCGTACACAGCCAACCTGGCTGCCTTCCTAGTGCTGGATCGGCCTGAGGAGCGCATCACCGGCATCAATGACCCAAGG CTGAGGAACCCGTCGGACAAATTCATCTACGCCACAGTGAAACAGAGCTCGGTGGACATCTACTTTCGGCGGCAGGTGGAGCTTAGCACCATGTACCGCCACATGGAGAAGCACAACTATGAGAGCGCCGCCGAAGCCATCCAGGCTGTGCGGGACAA CAAGCTGCATGCTTTCATCTGGGACTCTGCGGTGCTGGAGTTTGAAGCCTCGCAGAAGTGCGACCTGGTGACCACGGGAGAGCTGTTTTTCCGTTCGGGCTTTGGCATAGGCATGCGCAAGGACAGCCCTTGGAAACAGAATGTGTCCCTGGCAATCCTCAG TTCCCATGAAAATGGCTTCATGGAAGACCTAGATAAAACCTGGGTGAGATACCAGGAGTGTGACTCTCGGAGCAATGCACCAGCCACACTCACCTTTGAGAATATGGCAG GCGTATTCATGTTGGTGGCTGGTGGCATTGCGGCGGGgatcttcctcatcttcatAGAGATCGCTTACAAGCGCCACAAAGACGCCCGCAGGAAGCAGATGCAGCTGGCCTTCACGGCCGTCAATGTGTGGAGGAAGAACCTGCAG GACAAGGAACCTTCTGGAAGTCAAGTTTTGGGGGGAGCTGCAACGCCATCTTTA CCCTCTTCCTCTGTAGAGACACAGGAT
- the grin1a gene encoding glutamate receptor ionotropic, NMDA 1a isoform X9 — protein MRLFLLAVFFSCSCVRGGCEPKIVNIGAVLSQKRYEQVFKDAVTQANQVWGRDKFKLTAISVTHKPNAIQMALSVCEDLISSQVYAILVSHPPQSNDHLTPTPVSYTAGFYRIPVVGLTTRMSIYSDKSIHLSFLRTVPPYSHQAHVWFDMMREFHWNHIILIVSDDHEGRAAQKRLETLLEERETKNKKRNYENLDQLSYDNKRGPKAEKVLQFSQETNLTALLLEAKELEARVIILSASEEEAASVYKAARFLNMTGSGYVWLVGEREMSGKALSEAPDGLIGLQLINGKNESAHINDAVAVVAQSIQELFEKENITEPPRGCVGNTNIWKTGPLFKRVLMSSKYPEGLTGRVEFNDDGDRKFAHYSILNYQKSRLIQVGIYNGTQVVLNKQRKIIWPGGQTDTPRGFQMSTRLKIVTIHQEPFVYVKPTSLEGTCDEEYTPNGVLIKKVICTGPNETIPGNITGRPIVPQCCYGFCVDLLIKLAMTMNFTYEVHLVADGKFGTQERVNNSNKKEWNGMMGELLGGLADMIVAPLTINNERAQYIEFSKPFKYQGLTILVKKEIPRSTLDSFMQPFQSTLWLLVGLSVHVVAVMLYLLDRFSPFGRFKVNSEEEEEDALTLSSAMWFSWGVLLNSGIGEGAPRSFSARILGMVWAGFAMIIVASYTANLAAFLVLDRPEERITGINDPRLRNPSDKFIYATVKQSSVDIYFRRQVELSTMYRHMEKHNYESAAEAIQAVRDNKLHAFIWDSAVLEFEASQKCDLVTTGELFFRSGFGIGMRKDSPWKQNVSLAILSSHENGFMEDLDKTWVRYQECDSRSNAPATLTFENMAGVFMLVAGGIAAGIFLIFIEIAYKRHKDARRKQMQLAFTAVNVWRKNLQQYPPTDITGQLNLSDPSVSTVV, from the exons ATGCGTCTGTTTCTGCTAGCCGTTTTCTTCTCGTGCTCCTGTGTGCGGGGCGGCTGCGAACCAAAGATTGTGAACATCGGAGCCGTGCTCAGCCAAAAACGGTATGAGCAGGTGTTCAAGGATGCGGTCACGCAAGCTAACCAGGTCTGGGGCAGGGACAAATTCAAGCTGACTGCAATCTCTGTCACCCACAAACCCAATGCGATTCAAATGGCGCTTTCCGTCTGTGAGGACCTCATATCAAGCCAG GTGTACGCCATCCTGGTGAGTCATCCTCCACAGTCCAATGACCACCTCACCCCGACGCCCGTCTCCTACACGGCCGGCTTCTACCGCATCCCCGTGGTGGGCCTCACCACTCGCATGTCCATCTACTCCGACAAG AGCATCCATCTGTCATTCTTGCGAACTGTACCTCCCTATTCCCATCAAGCTCACGTTTGGTTTGACATGATGCGCGAGTTCCACTGGAATCACATCATCCTGATCGTCAGCGATGACCATGAGGGCCGAGCTGCCCAGAAGAGGCTAGAGACTCTGCTCGAGGAGCGTGAGACCAAG aataaaaaaaggaaCTATGAAAACCTCGACCAACTGTCCTATGACAACAAGCGAGGACCAAAG GCAGAGAAAGTCCTCCAATTCAGCCAGGAGACTAACTTAACTGCTCTGCTGCTGGAGGCCAAAGAACTGGAGGCACGTGTCATCATCCTGTCAGCCAG CGAAGAGGAAGCCGCCTCAGTATACAAAGCTGCTCGCTTTCTGAACATGACGGGCTCTGGCTACGTTTGGTTGgtgggagagcgagagatgtcCGGTAAAGCACTAAGCGAAGCGCCAGACG GTCTCATTGGCCTGCAGCTGATCAACGGGAAGAATGAGTCGGCACACATCAACGATGCAGTTGCTGTGGTAGCACAGTCCATCCAGGAGCTGTTCGAGAAGGAGAACATCACGGAACCCCCGCGGGGATGTGTGGGCAACACCAACATCTGGAAGACAGGGCCACTCTTCAAAAG GGTGCTGATGTCATCAAAATACCCAGAAGGCCTCACAGGACGTGTGGAGTTTAATGATGATGGAGACCGGAAGTTTGCTCACTACAGTATCCTCAACTACCAGAAAAGCAGACTTATTCAAGTTGGCATTTACAATGGAACACAG GTGGTGTTGAACAAGCAGAGGAAGATCATATGGCccggaggacagacagacacacccaggGGTTTTCAAATGTCAACTCGACTAAAG ATAGTTACTATCCACCAGGAGCCTTTTGTGTATGTAAAACCCACCTCTCTGGAGGGAACATGCGACGAAGAGTATACACCTAATGGAGTCTTAATAAAAAAGGTGATCTGCACTGGGCCGAATGAGACCATCCCAGGTAACATAACAG GACGCCCAATTGTACCTCAGTGTTGCTATGGTTTCTGCGTTGACCTTCTGATTAAGCTGGCAATGACCATGAACTTTACCTATGAGGTGCACCTAGTAGCAGATGGTAAATTTGGAACACAGGAGAGG gtcaacaacagcaacaagaaAGAGTGGAATGGAATGATGGGTGAGCTTCTGGGTGGTCTGGCGGACATGATTGTTGCTCCGCTCACAATAAACAATGAACGAGCCCAGTATATAGAGTTCTCCAAGCCATTTAAATACCAGGGCCTCACCATCCTTGTCAAAAAG GAAATCCCTCGAAGTACGCTGGACTCGTTCATGCAGCCCTTTCAGAGCACACTGTGGCTGTTGGTGGGTCTATCGGTGCATGTGGTGGCGGTGATGCTTTACCTACTAGACCGGTTCAG CCCATTCGGAAGGTTTAAAGTAAAtagtgaagaggaagaagaagatgcCCTTACGTTATCATCAGCCATGTGGTTCTCCTGGGGAGTACTACTGAATTCTGGGATTGGAGAAG GTGCTCCCCGCAGCTTCTCCGCGCGAATCCTGGGCATGGTGTGGGCAGGCTTTGCCATGATCATTGTGGCATCGTACACAGCCAACCTGGCTGCCTTCCTAGTGCTGGATCGGCCTGAGGAGCGCATCACCGGCATCAATGACCCAAGG CTGAGGAACCCGTCGGACAAATTCATCTACGCCACAGTGAAACAGAGCTCGGTGGACATCTACTTTCGGCGGCAGGTGGAGCTTAGCACCATGTACCGCCACATGGAGAAGCACAACTATGAGAGCGCCGCCGAAGCCATCCAGGCTGTGCGGGACAA CAAGCTGCATGCTTTCATCTGGGACTCTGCGGTGCTGGAGTTTGAAGCCTCGCAGAAGTGCGACCTGGTGACCACGGGAGAGCTGTTTTTCCGTTCGGGCTTTGGCATAGGCATGCGCAAGGACAGCCCTTGGAAACAGAATGTGTCCCTGGCAATCCTCAG TTCCCATGAAAATGGCTTCATGGAAGACCTAGATAAAACCTGGGTGAGATACCAGGAGTGTGACTCTCGGAGCAATGCACCAGCCACACTCACCTTTGAGAATATGGCAG GCGTATTCATGTTGGTGGCTGGTGGCATTGCGGCGGGgatcttcctcatcttcatAGAGATCGCTTACAAGCGCCACAAAGACGCCCGCAGGAAGCAGATGCAGCTGGCCTTCACGGCCGTCAATGTGTGGAGGAAGAACCTGCAG
- the grin1a gene encoding glutamate receptor ionotropic, NMDA 1a isoform X11 — protein sequence MRLFLLAVFFSCSCVRGGCEPKIVNIGAVLSQKRYEQVFKDAVTQANQVWGRDKFKLTAISVTHKPNAIQMALSVCEDLISSQVYAILVSHPPQSNDHLTPTPVSYTAGFYRIPVVGLTTRMSIYSDKSIHLSFLRTVPPYSHQAHVWFDMMREFHWNHIILIVSDDHEGRAAQKRLETLLEERETKNKKRNYENLDQLSYDNKRGPKAEKVLQFSQETNLTALLLEAKELEARVIILSASEEEAASVYKAARFLNMTGSGYVWLVGEREMSGKALSEAPDGLIGLQLINGKNESAHINDAVAVVAQSIQELFEKENITEPPRGCVGNTNIWKTGPLFKRVLMSSKYPEGLTGRVEFNDDGDRKFAHYSILNYQKSRLIQVGIYNGTQVVLNKQRKIIWPGGQTDTPRGFQMSTRLKIVTIHQEPFVYVKPTSLEGTCDEEYTPNGVLIKKVICTGPNETIPGRPIVPQCCYGFCVDLLIKLAMTMNFTYEVHLVADGKFGTQERVNNSNKKEWNGMMGELLGGLADMIVAPLTINNERAQYIEFSKPFKYQGLTILVKKEIPRSTLDSFMQPFQSTLWLLVGLSVHVVAVMLYLLDRFSPFGRFKVNSEEEEEDALTLSSAMWFSWGVLLNSGIGEGAPRSFSARILGMVWAGFAMIIVASYTANLAAFLVLDRPEERITGINDPRLRNPSDKFIYATVKQSSVDIYFRRQVELSTMYRHMEKHNYESAAEAIQAVRDNKLHAFIWDSAVLEFEASQKCDLVTTGELFFRSGFGIGMRKDSPWKQNVSLAILSSHENGFMEDLDKTWVRYQECDSRSNAPATLTFENMAGVFMLVAGGIAAGIFLIFIEIAYKRHKDARRKQMQLAFTAVNVWRKNLQQYPPTDITGQLNLSDPSVSTVV from the exons ATGCGTCTGTTTCTGCTAGCCGTTTTCTTCTCGTGCTCCTGTGTGCGGGGCGGCTGCGAACCAAAGATTGTGAACATCGGAGCCGTGCTCAGCCAAAAACGGTATGAGCAGGTGTTCAAGGATGCGGTCACGCAAGCTAACCAGGTCTGGGGCAGGGACAAATTCAAGCTGACTGCAATCTCTGTCACCCACAAACCCAATGCGATTCAAATGGCGCTTTCCGTCTGTGAGGACCTCATATCAAGCCAG GTGTACGCCATCCTGGTGAGTCATCCTCCACAGTCCAATGACCACCTCACCCCGACGCCCGTCTCCTACACGGCCGGCTTCTACCGCATCCCCGTGGTGGGCCTCACCACTCGCATGTCCATCTACTCCGACAAG AGCATCCATCTGTCATTCTTGCGAACTGTACCTCCCTATTCCCATCAAGCTCACGTTTGGTTTGACATGATGCGCGAGTTCCACTGGAATCACATCATCCTGATCGTCAGCGATGACCATGAGGGCCGAGCTGCCCAGAAGAGGCTAGAGACTCTGCTCGAGGAGCGTGAGACCAAG aataaaaaaaggaaCTATGAAAACCTCGACCAACTGTCCTATGACAACAAGCGAGGACCAAAG GCAGAGAAAGTCCTCCAATTCAGCCAGGAGACTAACTTAACTGCTCTGCTGCTGGAGGCCAAAGAACTGGAGGCACGTGTCATCATCCTGTCAGCCAG CGAAGAGGAAGCCGCCTCAGTATACAAAGCTGCTCGCTTTCTGAACATGACGGGCTCTGGCTACGTTTGGTTGgtgggagagcgagagatgtcCGGTAAAGCACTAAGCGAAGCGCCAGACG GTCTCATTGGCCTGCAGCTGATCAACGGGAAGAATGAGTCGGCACACATCAACGATGCAGTTGCTGTGGTAGCACAGTCCATCCAGGAGCTGTTCGAGAAGGAGAACATCACGGAACCCCCGCGGGGATGTGTGGGCAACACCAACATCTGGAAGACAGGGCCACTCTTCAAAAG GGTGCTGATGTCATCAAAATACCCAGAAGGCCTCACAGGACGTGTGGAGTTTAATGATGATGGAGACCGGAAGTTTGCTCACTACAGTATCCTCAACTACCAGAAAAGCAGACTTATTCAAGTTGGCATTTACAATGGAACACAG GTGGTGTTGAACAAGCAGAGGAAGATCATATGGCccggaggacagacagacacacccaggGGTTTTCAAATGTCAACTCGACTAAAG ATAGTTACTATCCACCAGGAGCCTTTTGTGTATGTAAAACCCACCTCTCTGGAGGGAACATGCGACGAAGAGTATACACCTAATGGAGTCTTAATAAAAAAGGTGATCTGCACTGGGCCGAATGAGACCATCCCAG GACGCCCAATTGTACCTCAGTGTTGCTATGGTTTCTGCGTTGACCTTCTGATTAAGCTGGCAATGACCATGAACTTTACCTATGAGGTGCACCTAGTAGCAGATGGTAAATTTGGAACACAGGAGAGG gtcaacaacagcaacaagaaAGAGTGGAATGGAATGATGGGTGAGCTTCTGGGTGGTCTGGCGGACATGATTGTTGCTCCGCTCACAATAAACAATGAACGAGCCCAGTATATAGAGTTCTCCAAGCCATTTAAATACCAGGGCCTCACCATCCTTGTCAAAAAG GAAATCCCTCGAAGTACGCTGGACTCGTTCATGCAGCCCTTTCAGAGCACACTGTGGCTGTTGGTGGGTCTATCGGTGCATGTGGTGGCGGTGATGCTTTACCTACTAGACCGGTTCAG CCCATTCGGAAGGTTTAAAGTAAAtagtgaagaggaagaagaagatgcCCTTACGTTATCATCAGCCATGTGGTTCTCCTGGGGAGTACTACTGAATTCTGGGATTGGAGAAG GTGCTCCCCGCAGCTTCTCCGCGCGAATCCTGGGCATGGTGTGGGCAGGCTTTGCCATGATCATTGTGGCATCGTACACAGCCAACCTGGCTGCCTTCCTAGTGCTGGATCGGCCTGAGGAGCGCATCACCGGCATCAATGACCCAAGG CTGAGGAACCCGTCGGACAAATTCATCTACGCCACAGTGAAACAGAGCTCGGTGGACATCTACTTTCGGCGGCAGGTGGAGCTTAGCACCATGTACCGCCACATGGAGAAGCACAACTATGAGAGCGCCGCCGAAGCCATCCAGGCTGTGCGGGACAA CAAGCTGCATGCTTTCATCTGGGACTCTGCGGTGCTGGAGTTTGAAGCCTCGCAGAAGTGCGACCTGGTGACCACGGGAGAGCTGTTTTTCCGTTCGGGCTTTGGCATAGGCATGCGCAAGGACAGCCCTTGGAAACAGAATGTGTCCCTGGCAATCCTCAG TTCCCATGAAAATGGCTTCATGGAAGACCTAGATAAAACCTGGGTGAGATACCAGGAGTGTGACTCTCGGAGCAATGCACCAGCCACACTCACCTTTGAGAATATGGCAG GCGTATTCATGTTGGTGGCTGGTGGCATTGCGGCGGGgatcttcctcatcttcatAGAGATCGCTTACAAGCGCCACAAAGACGCCCGCAGGAAGCAGATGCAGCTGGCCTTCACGGCCGTCAATGTGTGGAGGAAGAACCTGCAG